The Microplitis mediator isolate UGA2020A chromosome 10, iyMicMedi2.1, whole genome shotgun sequence genomic sequence ttcaaaccgtatttcataaattatttcagaACTTTAACAAGTAgccaaattataatattaaataaattaattctcaTAGAGATGAATAGACgaatagaaattttcttttttattattgtgattgtcaatttaaattcatttgtcAATTCAGCCAATCAAGaaccatcatcatcaccattGAAACTCCAGTATGTCGCTgttgtaagtaaattttttttttcataagtaaCTACCTtttggaaatttgaaaaaaaaaaaataatttcaggtTTTCCGCCATGGAGATCGGACACCTGATAAAACAGAAATGTTTCCAAATGATCCATACAAAAATCATGATTTTTCTCCAGTAGGCTATGGGCAGCTGACTAATGTGAGTCTTGAACTTATCAATTTGAAGAATACTCCggatatatttaatttgaattgtaGGAAGGTAAACAACGAGTGTACAAATTAGGTCAGCTTCTTCGTACGCTTTACAATGACTTACTAGGTGACCTTTATAACCCGAAAAATCTGATAGCGCGTAGTACTGATTATGCGAGAACCAGAATgtcattacaattattattagctGGGCTATTTCCTCCAAAAGAGTCACAAGtgtggaataaaaatttaatttggcaACCGGTTGTGACATCTTATGTCGCGAGGGCTGAAGACTTTCTGTTGGTACCGATTCTGTGCCCAAggtaagagaaaattttttttttaattatgaaaaccAATCGGTAGTAATTCTGGAATACTTGCAGATATATAGCGGAGCTGGAAAAAGTAAAAGAACTtccggaaataaaaaataaaattgacataTTTCTTCCTCTTATGCGAAATCTCACTCTACTTaccggcaaaaatatatcgtCGCCTTTTGATTTATTACTTCTTTATAATGTTTTGATGGCTGAGTCATCGATGGGGCTGCCACTTGACAAATGGGCCACGGAAATTTTTCCTCATGGTTTATTGTTAGATGGAACTGTTCTagattatgaaattaaaaattcaaatgaaaatcTTAAAAGATTGAGAGGCGGCATGTCAATTGATATTTACCAGAATATTTTTGAGAAaagtgaataaattatttaaaatagattTGTGAATTTTACAGGAATGCTGTTACGAAATATAACTGATTCAATGATGGGGGTAATTAATGGATCGGGAAATACAGATAAAATAATGACGATATTTAGTGGACATGACACAAACGTGGCTTCTcttcttttcatttttggcGCGTACACACCACACATGCCTGAATATTCTAGCAGCGTAATggttgaattattaaataatagtacAGATTACTACGTTAGAGTACGAGGACTTtacatttacatattttattaaacaaataaaaatattattaattgttactgatatttttttttaaattttaggtCCGTTATTATTTGGGAATCCCACCGACActaaaagatattaaaattccagggtgtgatattttgtgcccattcaataaatttatggttttaatggaaaatttgATTGCCACTGATGCGGAAATGATGTgtactaaaaataattgataagttCGTAGAATAGTAATCAATgaacaataaaacttttattaaaaataattatcggacttttattaattttttgaaatcgttttgtaaatatatatgtatataaatttaaaataacttttctaAAACCTGGTTTCCTAACTTGAAATagaataagatttttttttagtttttctatTATTGTTCTTCACAAACTACTTTTTCACTCACGATGTGAACTCAGAGCTTGTTTTTATCGCAGATCGATTGACAACCAGCGGATAATTATAAACGTGCGCACAGTCAAGgacttgaataattaattcactTATTATTGAAATGTATTGGTAAATATACAATATTGGCTTGGTTGTTTATTAGACAATATGaaatatgcattttttaaaattcataaacttTAGAATtaacaggaaaaaaaatagacgcTACTGTCGAGTGACCGAAAGCTGATTTATCAATAGTCAATCGATACACTCTATTATTACTCTGCGAATTTATCTCTTTAACAAATTAAACAGATAtggagtttaaatttttagtctatatatttatcactaaTTTTATTGCGGGTGTCATTTCAACGGactatgaattaaaatttgtgacagtTGTAAGTTTAacgatttattttctttattaatctAATTGTAGATGTTTCataaataagtaaagaaaTTTGGATTCTAGATTTTTCGTCATGGAGATCGGACACCACAAGATAAAGAATTTTATCCGAATGATCCGTATCTGCATGATGATTTTTATCCTATAGGCCGCGGACAATTGACAGTTGTACGTAtactgaaatattattttttaaaaaataagaaattggaACTGatcaaaactaaaatattgATTCGAATAAATTCAGGCTGGTAAACGGCGGGAGTATCAATTAGGCCAGATGCTGCGTGATCTCTACGATGATTTTCTGGGTGATATTTATATTCCGAAAGATATAGTAGCACGTAGTACAGATCGTGATAGAACGAGAATGTCTTTACAACTTGTTGTCTCTGCGATGTATCCTCCGAAAGGCCCACAAGTGTGGAATGACACTTTAAATTGGCAACCGATTCTTACATCTTATGTTCCCGCAGCCGATGATACTCTTTTGAAACCGAATGATTGTCCACTGTAagcttattatttttgaatagtaTAGTTACTGCTGAATTTATTAGCTgtagtatttaatttatggcGTAGATATAAAGAAGAGCTTGAGAGAGTGTTAAATTCACCGGAACTGAAAAGCGAAATCGACCGATTTCACCCTCTTATGGAAAATCTCACTGTGGTGACTGGAAAAGAAATATCGACAACCAAAGCACTGGCTAGTTTGTTTAGTGGACTGACAGCATTAAAGGCAATGAATCGTCAGCTTCCTGAATGGTCCGAAGGAATTTTTCCCGAGGGTTTGCTTTTCGATGCATCAAACTTGGattataaatcaatattttttaatgataatctTAAGAGATTATCCGGTGGTAAGTGAATATTGAATAGTTTGATAAATCATCTATTCggtgattatttataattatttacaggcATGGTTCTTCGAAATATCACTGATACCATGAGTGATATTGTCAATGGAAAACTTACCAACCATcagaaaatgaatatttttagtgctCACGACGCAAATGTTGCGTCTCTTCTCGCTATTGTAAGTGATCTTGATGCACATATTCCAAAATATTCTGCCAGTGTTATGGTTGAGTTACTtcagaaaaaagaaaactattACGTGAAGGTGAACTTTTGCTTAAATCGaatctaattaattatcgtacgaatttattttatctacgaacatacattttttcatttccagGCGCGCTATTATCGGGGAATCCCAGCGACTGtcgttgatttaaaaataccaGGATGTGATACTGTGTGTCCCTTCAATGATTTCATGacattaatgaaaaatttcataccTTCTGATGAAGAAGTAAAGTGTGATAAGAAGTAATTCTTTACCCAGCTCTGAGATTATAATgaagaattaataataaattttattatcattttaaatttaattaaaatttttttagcgccgccgtaaataaattttcaattttttttagtttatctAGTATTTTTCTTGACAAGCGACATTTCTCACCTGTAATATGAAGGAGCTTCGTTTTATCGTACATCGGTTGTCAACAAGCGGAAGATCATACTTGCAATACTGCATAGAGTCAAGGACTTGTATAAGTAACGC encodes the following:
- the LOC130675707 gene encoding lysosomal acid phosphatase-like: MNRRIEIFFFIIVIVNLNSFVNSANQEPSSSPLKLQYVAVVFRHGDRTPDKTEMFPNDPYKNHDFSPVGYGQLTNEGKQRVYKLGQLLRTLYNDLLGDLYNPKNLIARSTDYARTRMSLQLLLAGLFPPKESQVWNKNLIWQPVVTSYVARAEDFLLVPILCPRYIAELEKVKELPEIKNKIDIFLPLMRNLTLLTGKNISSPFDLLLLYNVLMAESSMGLPLDKWATEIFPHGLLLDGTVLDYEIKNSNENLKRLRGGMLLRNITDSMMGVINGSGNTDKIMTIFSGHDTNVASLLFIFGAYTPHMPEYSSSVMVELLNNSTDYYVRVRYYLGIPPTLKDIKIPGCDILCPFNKFMVLMENLIATDAEMMCTKNNYMEFKFLVYIFITNFIAGVISTDYELKFVTVIFRHGDRTPQDKEFYPNDPYLHDDFYPIGRGQLTVAGKRREYQLGQMLRDLYDDFLGDIYIPKDIVARSTDRDRTRMSLQLVVSAMYPPKGPQVWNDTLNWQPILTSYVPAADDTLLKPNDCPLYKEELERVLNSPELKSEIDRFHPLMENLTVVTGKEISTTKALASLFSGLTALKAMNRQLPEWSEGIFPEGLLFDASNLDYKSIFFNDNLKRLSGGMVLRNITDTMSDIVNGKLTNHQKMNIFSAHDANVASLLAIVSDLDAHIPKYSASVMVELLQKKENYYVKARYYRGIPATVVDLKIPGCDTVCPFNDFMTLMKNFIPSDEEVKCDKK